One stretch of Akkermansia sp. RCC_12PD DNA includes these proteins:
- the nadA gene encoding quinolinate synthase NadA, with the protein MAPVDLKEEILRLKKERNAVILAHSYQTADIQDIADFVGDSLGLAYKAQSTDCRVIAFCGVHFMAETAKILNPDKTVVLPDADAGCSLEASCDAGELGAFLKENADRNYYVVAYVNCSIGVKALADVIVTSGNAVNIVSQAPEDRPILFVPDQNLGAWVGRQLGRPMELWNGACHVHMEFTRDQILALKEKHPGALVVAHPECTEAVRLLADHICSTEKMIPFCTESPASSFIIVTESGILHRLRKLVPGKEFIPAPTEQCSCSTCPYMKMNTLEKLYHALRDLTPAVELPEDLRKRAEAPLLRMLEQSKS; encoded by the coding sequence ATGGCACCCGTTGACCTGAAAGAGGAAATCCTGCGCTTGAAGAAAGAGCGCAACGCCGTCATCCTGGCGCACAGCTACCAGACGGCGGATATCCAGGATATTGCGGATTTTGTGGGGGATTCCCTGGGACTGGCCTACAAGGCGCAGAGCACGGACTGCCGCGTGATCGCCTTCTGCGGCGTCCACTTCATGGCGGAAACCGCCAAGATTCTCAATCCGGATAAAACGGTCGTCCTGCCGGACGCCGACGCCGGGTGCTCCCTGGAAGCCTCCTGCGACGCCGGGGAACTGGGAGCTTTTTTAAAAGAAAACGCCGACAGGAATTATTACGTGGTGGCGTACGTGAACTGCTCCATAGGCGTGAAGGCTCTGGCGGACGTCATCGTCACTTCCGGGAATGCCGTCAACATTGTCTCCCAGGCTCCGGAGGACCGCCCCATCCTGTTCGTGCCGGACCAGAACCTGGGCGCCTGGGTAGGCCGCCAGCTCGGCCGCCCGATGGAGTTGTGGAACGGAGCCTGCCACGTGCACATGGAGTTCACGCGGGACCAGATTCTGGCCCTGAAGGAGAAACACCCCGGCGCGCTGGTGGTGGCCCATCCGGAATGCACGGAGGCCGTGCGCCTGCTGGCGGACCACATTTGCTCCACGGAAAAAATGATTCCCTTCTGCACGGAGAGCCCCGCCTCCTCCTTCATCATCGTGACTGAATCCGGCATCCTGCACCGCCTGCGCAAGCTGGTGCCGGGCAAGGAGTTCATCCCGGCCCCCACGGAACAGTGCTCCTGCAGCACCTGCCCGTACATGAAGATGAACACGCTGGAAAAACTGTACCACGCCCTGCGTGACCTCACCCCCGCCGTGGAATTGCCGGAAGACCTGCGCAAACGGGCGGAGGCCCCCCTGCTCCGCATGCTGGAGCAGTCCAAATCCTGA
- a CDS encoding SAM-dependent methyltransferase — MIRLSDHIAAAGGWLSLEAFMQLALYHSEEGYYSTAIENIGMRGDFSTTPTLSPILAKAIIARWKEACARCGTRLPLLEIGAGSGALAVKIMDQLGFWNRLNTDYVIVETSPRLREFQHLLLGSQAKIYSGMEKALKHCGGKAFIFSNELVDAFPARVFEYTEQGWQEVGLTVKDGAVREELRPVLQKPLFSHMLEYDSQPGQRIEIHDSYAKWFTGWLPLWSMGSMTVIDYGAEMEYLYHRRPRGSLRGYKSHQVLSGEELYSYPGRTDITCDVNFTDLLELSRNCIGDRVTLATQRDYLLPYAEKTPQDAFLTDEYGAGGHFQVLIHERL; from the coding sequence ATGATACGCCTTTCCGACCACATCGCCGCAGCCGGGGGCTGGCTTTCCCTGGAAGCCTTCATGCAGCTGGCCCTGTACCATTCGGAGGAAGGCTATTATTCCACCGCCATTGAAAACATCGGGATGCGCGGGGATTTTTCCACCACGCCCACCCTTTCCCCCATTCTGGCCAAAGCCATCATTGCCCGCTGGAAGGAGGCGTGCGCCCGCTGCGGCACGCGGCTGCCTCTGCTGGAGATAGGAGCCGGGTCTGGCGCCCTGGCCGTCAAGATCATGGACCAACTGGGGTTCTGGAACCGGCTGAACACGGATTACGTCATTGTGGAGACGTCTCCCCGGCTCCGGGAGTTCCAGCACCTTCTGCTGGGCAGCCAGGCAAAAATCTATTCCGGCATGGAAAAAGCACTGAAGCACTGCGGCGGAAAGGCCTTCATCTTTTCCAATGAACTGGTGGACGCCTTTCCCGCGCGGGTGTTCGAATATACGGAACAGGGCTGGCAGGAAGTCGGTCTGACCGTGAAGGACGGCGCCGTCCGGGAGGAGTTGCGCCCCGTCCTTCAAAAGCCCCTGTTTTCCCACATGCTGGAGTACGATTCCCAGCCGGGCCAGCGCATTGAAATCCATGATTCCTACGCCAAGTGGTTCACCGGATGGCTTCCCCTGTGGAGTATGGGCTCCATGACGGTCATCGACTACGGAGCAGAGATGGAATACCTGTACCATCGCCGCCCCAGAGGCTCCCTGCGCGGCTACAAAAGCCACCAGGTGCTGAGCGGGGAGGAGCTGTACAGCTACCCCGGCAGGACGGATATTACCTGCGACGTCAATTTTACGGACCTTCTGGAACTTTCCCGCAACTGCATCGGGGACCGGGTCACCCTGGCCACCCAGCGAGACTACCTGCTTCCCTACGCGGAAAAAACGCCCCAGGACGCCTTCCTGACCGACGAATACGGTGCGGGCGGCCATTTCCAGGTTCTGATTCACGAACGCTTGTAA
- a CDS encoding DUF2089 family protein, with protein sequence MNITSDWFTNLGDEDISFIKKFILSSGSLKAVAQQYGVTYPTVRLRLDKLIKKIEAADSIMMNDPFVTYIKQLALNEKIDLETAKSLINEYNKTRKE encoded by the coding sequence ATGAACATTACGTCAGATTGGTTCACGAATCTTGGGGATGAAGACATAAGTTTCATTAAGAAGTTCATTCTGTCTTCAGGATCATTAAAGGCGGTGGCGCAACAATACGGGGTAACGTATCCCACCGTAAGATTGCGGTTGGACAAGCTGATTAAAAAAATTGAAGCGGCCGATAGCATCATGATGAATGACCCTTTTGTCACGTATATCAAGCAACTTGCCCTGAATGAGAAAATTGATTTGGAAACTGCCAAGTCCCTTATCAACGAATACAATAAAACTAGAAAGGAATAA
- the nuoB gene encoding NADH-quinone oxidoreductase subunit NuoB, whose amino-acid sequence MVTTNEPNIYETGVLDPNAEGNFVYTTLDAAINWIRKNSLWPMPMGLSCCAIEFMAVACSRYDLSRFGSEVTRFSPRQADVMIVAGTVTYKMALAVRRIWDQMPEPKWCIAMGACASTGGMFRSYSVLQGVDKILPVDVYISGCPPRPEAILESLLTLRKKLDTQHPARTFFKKDEPREANSPMPISTEMPIE is encoded by the coding sequence ATGGTCACCACAAACGAACCGAATATTTACGAAACAGGAGTATTGGACCCCAATGCGGAAGGCAATTTCGTCTACACCACGCTGGATGCCGCCATCAACTGGATTCGTAAAAATTCCCTCTGGCCCATGCCGATGGGGCTTTCCTGCTGCGCCATCGAGTTCATGGCCGTGGCCTGCTCCCGGTACGACCTTTCCCGTTTCGGCTCCGAAGTGACGCGTTTCTCCCCGCGCCAGGCGGACGTGATGATCGTGGCCGGCACCGTGACCTACAAGATGGCCCTGGCCGTGCGCCGCATCTGGGACCAGATGCCGGAGCCCAAATGGTGCATTGCGATGGGCGCCTGCGCTTCCACCGGCGGCATGTTCCGCTCCTATTCCGTGCTGCAGGGCGTGGACAAGATTCTGCCTGTGGACGTTTACATTTCCGGGTGCCCTCCCCGGCCGGAAGCCATTCTGGAAAGTCTGCTCACCCTCCGCAAGAAGCTGGACACCCAGCATCCCGCCCGCACCTTCTTCAAGAAGGATGAACCCAGGGAAGCCAACTCCCCCATGCCGATTTCCACGGAAATGCCCATCGAATAA
- a CDS encoding NADH-quinone oxidoreductase subunit C has product MPSSESQIKTAADSVLNRFGRDVITDRYEFRGDTTLIVARSSVAEVVRWLRDSAGFDMLVNLCSVDNMGESPRFEVIYTLTQAETGVNLSLKTKVDDGEEVPSVSGIFQGANWHEREVWDLMGIKFSGHPDMRRILMWEGYPYFPLRKDFPVQGLPTEVPGVAFTEAAPTQGAPFATEQGACPSTCREPRSHKF; this is encoded by the coding sequence ATGCCTTCTTCAGAATCACAGATCAAGACCGCTGCAGACAGCGTCCTGAACCGCTTCGGCAGGGACGTCATCACGGACCGTTATGAATTTCGCGGAGACACCACGCTGATCGTGGCCCGCAGTTCCGTGGCGGAAGTCGTCCGCTGGCTGCGGGATTCCGCCGGGTTTGACATGCTGGTGAACCTCTGCTCCGTGGACAACATGGGCGAGAGCCCCCGCTTTGAAGTCATCTACACGCTGACCCAGGCGGAAACGGGCGTGAACCTGAGCCTCAAGACGAAGGTGGACGACGGCGAGGAAGTGCCCAGCGTCTCCGGGATTTTCCAGGGCGCCAACTGGCACGAACGCGAAGTGTGGGACCTGATGGGCATTAAATTCTCCGGCCATCCGGACATGCGCCGCATCCTGATGTGGGAGGGCTATCCCTATTTCCCGCTCCGGAAGGATTTCCCCGTCCAGGGCCTGCCCACGGAAGTGCCCGGAGTGGCGTTTACGGAAGCAGCCCCCACCCAGGGAGCGCCGTTCGCCACGGAACAGGGCGCCTGCCCCAGTACATGCCGCGAACCCAGGTCACACAAGTTTTAG
- a CDS encoding ribonuclease III domain-containing protein, giving the protein MNRHIDKATEERLRIEAWVGDAILALYVREWILAEEGAINGRLFVEFTSNDFLRRTGNATGVEAEIGRMFKAEGLEAAYAWIEQNLRPRMEERWHTLRRKALK; this is encoded by the coding sequence ATGAACCGACACATCGACAAGGCTACCGAGGAACGCCTCCGCATTGAGGCATGGGTGGGCGACGCCATTCTGGCGCTCTATGTAAGGGAATGGATTCTGGCGGAAGAAGGAGCCATCAACGGCAGGCTCTTCGTGGAATTCACCAGCAATGATTTCCTGCGCCGCACCGGCAATGCCACGGGAGTGGAAGCGGAAATAGGACGCATGTTCAAGGCGGAGGGGCTGGAAGCCGCCTACGCCTGGATTGAACAGAATTTGAGGCCCCGCATGGAGGAGCGCTGGCATACCCTGCGCCGGAAAGCCCTCAAGTAA
- a CDS encoding AMP-binding protein — protein MPWEKNAGPCVMAPPHLSEWAQRAAAFLERQGVEDLVAFATSGSSGSPPKAVLFTRQALNICARGALEHLHAERGDWCCPLPVWHVGGAMIYLRAGLAGTAVHTLEGKWNPHAYADLMKTSGACWSSLVPTQVVDLVNEAIQAPPAVRCIIVGGGTLDMETGRRARSLGWPVVQSYGMTESGSQLATAFPNEPYHTDRLSILSHWEVAADSLGRARFQGEGKLCGRLLTQDNGEFLLEHVPSRDWWTTCDLVRLEGRFLTFLRRADRLVKILGELVDPDAVQEALRHRAPGAVVEAVPHPRAGAELVACGPSAARLKEASRKWNETAPGPQRIGSIMETPIPLTIMGKLDRIALRAMLRQHPEKRERMDFPC, from the coding sequence ATGCCCTGGGAAAAAAACGCCGGACCGTGCGTGATGGCACCTCCGCATCTGTCCGAATGGGCGCAGCGAGCTGCCGCCTTCCTGGAACGGCAGGGCGTGGAAGACCTCGTCGCATTCGCTACGTCCGGATCTTCCGGCTCCCCGCCCAAGGCCGTTTTGTTTACCCGGCAGGCGTTGAACATCTGCGCCCGCGGCGCTCTGGAACACCTGCATGCGGAACGCGGAGACTGGTGCTGTCCCCTCCCTGTCTGGCACGTGGGGGGAGCCATGATTTACCTGCGCGCCGGACTTGCCGGAACGGCCGTACATACCCTGGAGGGCAAGTGGAATCCCCATGCCTATGCGGACCTGATGAAAACTTCCGGTGCCTGTTGGTCCTCCCTGGTGCCCACGCAGGTAGTCGACCTGGTGAACGAGGCAATACAGGCTCCTCCCGCCGTCCGGTGCATCATCGTAGGCGGCGGCACTCTGGATATGGAGACAGGCAGGCGCGCCCGCTCGCTCGGCTGGCCCGTGGTCCAGAGCTACGGCATGACGGAGTCCGGCTCCCAGCTGGCTACCGCCTTTCCGAATGAACCCTACCACACGGACCGGCTTTCCATCCTCTCGCACTGGGAGGTGGCGGCGGATTCCCTGGGCCGTGCACGCTTCCAGGGTGAAGGGAAGCTGTGCGGCCGCCTGCTGACGCAGGACAACGGCGAATTCCTGCTGGAACACGTGCCGTCCCGCGACTGGTGGACCACCTGCGACCTGGTTCGCCTGGAAGGGCGCTTCCTGACGTTCCTGCGCCGGGCAGACAGGCTCGTCAAAATCCTGGGGGAGCTGGTTGATCCGGATGCGGTCCAGGAGGCCCTGCGGCACCGCGCACCCGGCGCCGTGGTGGAAGCCGTGCCCCACCCGCGCGCAGGAGCGGAACTGGTGGCCTGCGGTCCTTCCGCGGCACGTCTGAAAGAAGCTTCCCGCAAATGGAATGAAACGGCGCCCGGCCCGCAGCGCATAGGCTCCATCATGGAAACGCCCATACCCCTGACAATCATGGGAAAACTGGACCGCATCGCCCTGCGCGCCATGCTGCGTCAACATCCGGAGAAACGGGAGCGGATGGATTTTCCCTGCTAG
- a CDS encoding tetratricopeptide repeat protein: MFSYRSEESGYPEALAWARLSAGQGDPCGMYVLGRALIYEFGLEKRMAEGDSWMFRAALKGHVDAADIWSSNNENLQPYSAMMHGLASRGHIPSLLFLANQAAYPQNATEQAAGEERKDASRTDKTATGGDETDPGAVPPWMTESGRERSVPEPASVNPEAVKFWEQAAELGSLTALDELAAYYETVARNVQDPAERQQLQASAMTASTALVRKNDVRGFKRMARYYEQGIGVQPNKELHRDYVLKAAETNDPEALVEKARLLIKGEGMEPDPKAALEILTRLEPNQVRPVPGLYFLLGYLHEEGLGTQRDTALAYQFYMKGAEQEDDKAMNNLGSMYEGGNGVAKNLDEAKKWYEQAAALGNEDARANVERVKEKMKKAVK, from the coding sequence CTGTTCAGCTACAGGAGCGAGGAGTCCGGCTATCCGGAAGCCCTTGCCTGGGCCCGTCTTTCCGCCGGACAGGGCGATCCCTGCGGCATGTACGTTCTGGGCCGCGCCCTGATTTATGAGTTCGGACTGGAAAAACGCATGGCAGAAGGAGATTCCTGGATGTTCCGAGCGGCCCTGAAAGGCCATGTGGACGCGGCGGACATATGGAGCTCCAACAACGAGAACCTTCAGCCCTACAGTGCCATGATGCATGGCCTTGCTTCCCGCGGGCACATCCCTTCCCTGCTTTTCCTGGCGAACCAGGCGGCCTATCCCCAGAATGCGACGGAACAGGCAGCCGGAGAGGAAAGGAAGGATGCCTCCCGCACGGACAAGACGGCCACGGGAGGGGATGAAACCGATCCCGGCGCCGTTCCCCCGTGGATGACCGAAAGCGGCAGGGAGCGCAGCGTTCCGGAACCCGCATCCGTCAATCCGGAAGCCGTGAAGTTCTGGGAACAGGCGGCGGAACTGGGAAGCCTGACCGCCCTGGACGAATTGGCCGCCTATTACGAAACCGTGGCCCGCAACGTGCAGGACCCGGCCGAACGCCAGCAGCTTCAGGCCTCCGCCATGACCGCTTCCACCGCACTGGTGAGGAAGAACGACGTGCGCGGATTCAAGCGCATGGCCCGTTATTACGAGCAAGGAATCGGCGTGCAGCCGAACAAGGAACTGCACAGGGATTATGTGCTGAAAGCCGCGGAAACGAACGACCCGGAAGCCCTGGTGGAAAAGGCCAGGCTGCTGATCAAGGGAGAAGGAATGGAACCGGACCCGAAAGCCGCCCTGGAGATTCTGACCAGGCTGGAGCCGAACCAGGTCCGTCCCGTTCCCGGGCTGTACTTCCTGCTGGGCTACCTGCATGAAGAAGGACTGGGCACGCAGCGGGACACCGCCCTGGCGTACCAGTTTTACATGAAGGGTGCGGAACAGGAAGACGACAAGGCCATGAACAATCTCGGATCCATGTATGAAGGAGGAAACGGAGTGGCTAAAAACCTGGACGAAGCCAAAAAATGGTACGAACAGGCGGCCGCCCTGGGCAATGAAGACGCCCGGGCCAATGTGGAACGGGTCAAGGAGAAGATGAAAAAGGCGGTTAAATAA
- a CDS encoding glycosyl hydrolase family 18 protein, translating into MLSLIAAFACGLGALVHGESARESFGVDFGNASSTTQEGWTNASFTATRAGAANTFVNVPLSRNGAASSSSIMAGSLFGNAVYLSVSAKASVGNFNNLLSSNTLWTWQENSASRGTHAAATPDSPSAFDFPNHCEAFNTSGRLSANGTPGATATARVSLSGLLPGKEYTVSFFMGSNKPQYQSVSLVSGELKEVNALQTSSGTLNGATWTGAVNTAEGDIYMAVEWKACADTSGVLEFDVTKKANASASGRMELNALTVMTDGSPAPPAPEPRPVSVLNNRALTSLPAAVALPVPADTWSSSREMTCELWIKPEGDSSSGRILSLGNISLSLNRGKLQLSFPGQEGETVLEASGDVFAAGSWHHVAVSLDAENARLYVDGAAAGSLPGAPFLAAAEKAWNGVVLDAEFRGARDEVRFWNASLGDDIDDFFLTGPLPMAHPRYDRLVGLWRLDGDFRDAKWTEFAEKTGSALTRSYQAVAPAGAEFSIVADNSVFRYMLVTGYVRESHIMWNWPNRSHMINNSDLIYIGSASPAANGEINFSYPDNDVTESRGVRLLPSDGTRTNVLEFSGDGACMYVGNGLVTGNNANAFTIEINMALSAGEQNVTLFENDSVSMTLSWADGHYKARLQVGSSAAWEADLPAIALHEYFWLSFIRNSAEGTGVFYVNGSAVATAKASPGNMNGTANAVVGRDLQGRIDEMRVWHLARPVNRLGTEVQPNWNDRLIVARWGNSDIFGRDTASWAEHLRCLRKWTAGVSGMRIRLGIAGGAWSSMISNAAARQRFADNIAELIKTYPLDGVDLDFEWMYENTAQWNQYGMLAQAIRTACPDMFFSISLHTVSYKFPAAYMQYVDYFTFQNYGPSIDVNTYNSMVTACGNFRKQGFPDNKIILSAPFQGTPGGSSPGAYIKGYRDIAANCPEADNPDNDTAVYTYSDGTRTLHYNGVTTIKKKAKYISDQKLAGFMYWDLGLDLADSAGRNNYFDRRSLLRAANRYVSSTSFPDTPSPFSLSRVGAVLPAEGGTADVEVQMEEENLGWMVTVRPEWLSVSADSGIGRTTVVLTAGENKSGRPRSGTVVFRASEGQECSVSVTQEAPETAGYDKWVQDKFPSGTAGDQTAPEAAPSGDGIVNLMKYATGLDPLRPCGSVTSVTAKEGEDGKMHLVLSWPVNPDAMDVKHEVEASTDLETWTLLGEAETAGKTSAEFMDPEAVGTGRERRFLRLKVTRE; encoded by the coding sequence TTGCTTAGCCTGATTGCGGCGTTTGCATGCGGGCTGGGTGCTCTGGTGCATGGGGAATCCGCCAGGGAATCCTTTGGTGTTGATTTCGGAAATGCCTCTTCCACCACTCAGGAGGGATGGACCAATGCGTCCTTTACGGCAACCAGGGCCGGAGCGGCCAATACTTTCGTGAATGTCCCGCTGAGCAGGAACGGAGCGGCTTCCTCCTCATCCATCATGGCGGGTAGCTTGTTCGGCAATGCCGTATATCTGTCCGTTTCCGCCAAGGCCAGTGTTGGAAATTTTAATAATCTTCTTTCTTCCAACACACTGTGGACATGGCAGGAAAACTCGGCCAGCCGTGGAACTCACGCAGCGGCCACGCCGGATTCCCCTTCGGCATTTGATTTTCCCAATCATTGCGAGGCATTCAACACCAGCGGACGACTGAGTGCCAACGGTACGCCCGGAGCCACGGCCACGGCGCGCGTATCTCTGTCCGGACTGCTTCCGGGGAAGGAATATACGGTTTCCTTCTTCATGGGGTCCAATAAACCCCAGTACCAGTCCGTTTCCCTGGTTTCCGGGGAATTGAAGGAGGTGAATGCCCTCCAGACTTCTTCGGGAACCTTGAATGGCGCAACCTGGACGGGAGCGGTGAACACGGCGGAAGGAGACATTTACATGGCGGTGGAGTGGAAGGCCTGTGCGGACACTTCCGGCGTTCTGGAATTTGACGTAACCAAGAAGGCGAATGCTTCCGCTTCTGGAAGGATGGAACTGAATGCCCTTACCGTCATGACGGATGGCTCTCCGGCTCCTCCCGCACCGGAGCCGAGGCCCGTCAGCGTGCTGAATAACAGGGCCCTGACTTCCCTTCCTGCCGCGGTCGCGCTGCCTGTGCCGGCGGACACATGGTCCTCTTCCCGTGAAATGACGTGCGAACTCTGGATCAAGCCGGAAGGAGACTCTTCTTCCGGCAGGATTCTGTCTCTGGGAAACATTTCCCTTTCCCTGAACCGCGGAAAACTTCAATTATCCTTCCCGGGGCAGGAAGGGGAAACGGTTCTGGAAGCTTCCGGAGATGTGTTTGCCGCCGGGTCTTGGCATCATGTGGCCGTTTCCCTGGATGCTGAAAACGCCCGCCTGTATGTGGACGGCGCTGCGGCAGGTTCTCTTCCCGGCGCTCCTTTCCTCGCCGCCGCGGAAAAAGCCTGGAACGGCGTGGTGCTGGATGCGGAATTCAGGGGTGCCAGGGATGAAGTGAGGTTCTGGAATGCCTCACTGGGGGATGACATTGACGATTTCTTTCTGACGGGGCCTCTGCCCATGGCGCATCCCAGGTATGACCGGCTGGTCGGACTCTGGAGGCTGGACGGTGATTTCCGGGATGCCAAATGGACGGAATTTGCGGAAAAAACAGGGAGTGCCCTGACCCGTTCCTACCAGGCGGTTGCGCCTGCCGGAGCGGAATTCTCCATCGTGGCGGACAATTCCGTGTTCCGCTACATGCTGGTAACCGGGTATGTGCGTGAAAGCCATATCATGTGGAACTGGCCGAACAGGTCCCACATGATCAATAATTCGGACCTGATTTACATCGGTTCCGCTTCTCCTGCCGCCAATGGAGAAATCAATTTCTCCTACCCGGACAATGATGTGACGGAAAGCAGGGGCGTGCGGCTGCTTCCTTCCGACGGCACGCGGACGAACGTTCTGGAATTCTCCGGGGACGGGGCCTGCATGTACGTAGGCAACGGCCTGGTAACGGGAAACAATGCCAATGCGTTCACCATTGAAATCAACATGGCCCTTTCCGCGGGGGAACAGAACGTCACCCTGTTTGAGAATGACAGCGTGTCCATGACGCTGTCATGGGCGGACGGCCATTACAAGGCCCGTTTGCAGGTGGGCTCCTCCGCCGCCTGGGAGGCGGATTTGCCTGCCATCGCCCTCCATGAATACTTCTGGCTGTCCTTCATCCGGAATTCCGCGGAGGGAACGGGCGTTTTTTACGTGAACGGTTCCGCTGTGGCTACGGCAAAAGCTTCCCCGGGGAATATGAACGGCACGGCGAATGCCGTAGTGGGGCGGGATCTGCAAGGCAGGATTGATGAAATGCGCGTGTGGCATCTGGCCCGGCCGGTGAATCGTCTGGGTACGGAAGTGCAGCCCAATTGGAATGACCGCCTCATTGTCGCCCGCTGGGGCAATAGCGATATCTTCGGGCGCGATACCGCTTCCTGGGCGGAACACCTGCGCTGCCTGCGCAAATGGACGGCGGGCGTTTCCGGCATGCGCATCCGGCTCGGCATTGCCGGTGGAGCGTGGTCTTCCATGATTTCCAATGCCGCCGCGCGTCAAAGATTTGCGGACAACATAGCGGAATTGATCAAAACATACCCGCTGGACGGTGTGGACCTGGACTTTGAATGGATGTATGAGAACACTGCCCAGTGGAACCAGTACGGCATGCTGGCCCAGGCTATCCGCACCGCCTGCCCGGACATGTTCTTCTCCATCTCCCTCCATACGGTTTCCTACAAATTTCCGGCGGCCTACATGCAGTATGTGGACTATTTCACTTTCCAGAACTACGGGCCGTCCATTGACGTGAACACGTACAACAGCATGGTCACGGCATGCGGCAATTTCCGGAAGCAGGGCTTCCCGGACAACAAGATCATTCTGAGCGCGCCCTTCCAGGGAACGCCCGGAGGCTCCAGTCCCGGCGCCTATATCAAGGGATACAGGGACATAGCCGCCAATTGCCCGGAAGCGGACAATCCGGACAACGACACGGCGGTTTATACCTACTCCGACGGAACCAGAACACTCCATTACAACGGTGTAACGACCATTAAGAAAAAGGCCAAATACATCAGCGACCAGAAACTGGCCGGATTCATGTACTGGGACCTGGGTCTGGACTTGGCGGACTCCGCTGGTCGGAACAACTATTTTGACCGCCGTTCCCTGTTGCGCGCCGCCAATCGATATGTCTCTTCCACATCGTTCCCCGACACGCCCTCTCCTTTCTCCCTCTCCCGCGTGGGGGCCGTCCTGCCGGCGGAAGGCGGCACGGCGGACGTGGAAGTGCAGATGGAAGAGGAAAATCTGGGATGGATGGTGACCGTCCGTCCGGAATGGTTATCCGTTTCCGCGGATTCCGGCATCGGCCGAACGACGGTGGTTCTGACGGCCGGAGAAAACAAATCCGGAAGGCCGCGTTCCGGAACGGTTGTGTTCCGGGCGTCCGAGGGGCAGGAATGCTCCGTCAGCGTCACGCAGGAAGCACCTGAAACGGCAGGATATGACAAATGGGTACAGGACAAATTCCCCTCCGGAACGGCGGGGGACCAGACGGCCCCGGAGGCCGCACCCTCCGGCGACGGCATCGTCAACCTGATGAAATACGCTACGGGGCTTGATCCTCTCCGGCCCTGCGGAAGCGTCACCAGCGTGACGGCAAAGGAAGGGGAGGATGGGAAAATGCACCTGGTCCTATCGTGGCCCGTCAATCCGGATGCAATGGACGTGAAGCATGAGGTGGAGGCGTCCACGGATCTGGAAACCTGGACCCTGCTGGGTGAAGCGGAGACGGCGGGAAAGACCTCGGCGGAGTTTATGGACCCGGAAGCGGTCGGCACAGGGAGGGAACGCCGCTTTCTGCGCCTGAAAGTGACCAGGGAATGA
- a CDS encoding PEP-CTERM sorting domain-containing protein, which translates to MKKTLYLIGCLALLPAAEASTVLMDLSPVDSGTTGLNANGITPADVWGYDLMSWHGVWEKSALANQVAFSAGAVSLQVGGAASQNTGGNFAGLKFSLAPAAAPSALSFDIAKSSTWGSAQFECTYTCDIYGFAADGSSTVIGTWSLADAVDNLSSDGIHVSIDLNMGDASYDSYGLIFNAYKSGSQSGGMAASITNLQISGEMVPEPATASLGLIGLAAMLMRRRRG; encoded by the coding sequence ATGAAGAAAACTCTATATCTCATAGGTTGCCTCGCATTGCTTCCCGCAGCGGAGGCTTCCACCGTGCTGATGGACCTGTCCCCGGTGGATTCCGGAACTACAGGTTTGAACGCGAACGGGATCACTCCCGCGGATGTATGGGGGTATGATCTCATGTCCTGGCATGGCGTTTGGGAGAAGTCGGCTTTGGCGAACCAGGTTGCATTCAGCGCCGGGGCTGTCAGTTTGCAGGTTGGGGGCGCGGCTTCCCAGAACACTGGCGGCAACTTTGCCGGGCTCAAATTTTCTCTGGCCCCTGCCGCTGCTCCTTCTGCCTTGTCCTTTGACATTGCCAAAAGCAGTACGTGGGGTTCCGCTCAGTTTGAATGCACCTACACGTGCGACATTTACGGGTTTGCAGCCGACGGCTCTTCCACGGTTATCGGCACCTGGTCCCTGGCGGATGCGGTTGACAATCTGTCTTCCGATGGCATCCACGTTTCCATCGACCTGAATATGGGTGATGCCTCCTATGATTCCTACGGGCTTATTTTTAACGCCTATAAATCGGGGAGCCAGTCAGGGGGTATGGCCGCGTCGATCACCAATCTTCAGATTTCCGGAGAAATGGTTCCTGAACCGGCTACGGCGTCTCTGGGATTGATAGGCTTGGCCGCCATGCTGATGCGTCGCCGCAGAGGTTGA